One Dioscorea cayenensis subsp. rotundata cultivar TDr96_F1 chromosome 17, TDr96_F1_v2_PseudoChromosome.rev07_lg8_w22 25.fasta, whole genome shotgun sequence DNA window includes the following coding sequences:
- the LOC120280018 gene encoding LOW QUALITY PROTEIN: UBP1-associated protein 2C-like (The sequence of the model RefSeq protein was modified relative to this genomic sequence to represent the inferred CDS: inserted 2 bases in 1 codon) yields MDPISKKRKPDDNGALSSNLTLDEARRLIDSFSRDQLLDIVSSAICSGAGPVLDAVRPIADGDPARRKLFVRGLGLETTSDSLRVLFSNYGQVEEAAVICDRATGRSKGYAFVTFRHADAALLALRQPSKQIGGRMTVTQLASAAAAAAAPAPAEDVAARKIYVGGVPAEMPAERLLSHFSSYGLVEEGPLGFDKQTGKFRGFALFVYKTVEGAQAALLEPSKNIDGHSLVCKLANDGKKGRPGGAPNGPHGQQVGAGGDGSGLGLQPGSLSSQFGGPGGGLSSYQPLNSAMGGPGLSSVEGMGGSYRGGIGGSXYGSSGQYGGPGYGGVGYDGLGMGASQYRLGPGSGGLPSGVHPEGGKYGLSSSMYQSQHHQGGGSSPGRRVPAGGYPNMPPYY; encoded by the exons ATGGATCCAATCTCCAAGAAACGGAAGCCCGACGACAATGGCGCCCTTTCCTCGAACCTTACTCTGGACGAAGCTCGTCGTCTAATCGATTCCTTCTCGCGCGATCAGCTCCTTGACATCGTCTCCTCCGCCATCTGCTCCGGCGCCGGCCCCGTCCTCGACGCCGTTCGCCCCATCGCGGATGGCGATCCAGCCCGTCGCAAGTTGTTCGTTCGTGGCCTTGGTTTGGAGACCACCTCCGACTCTCTTCGCGTACTCTTCTCGAACTATGGTCAGGTAGAGGAGGCCGCCGTCATCTGCGACCGCGCCACCGGCCGGAGCAAGGGCTATGCTTTCGTGACCTTCCGGCACGCGGATGCCGCGCTGCTCGCCCTCCGCCAGCCTAGTAAGCAGATAGGAGGTCGCATGACTGTTACCCAGCTtgcctctgctgctgctgctgctgctgctcctGCTCCGGCGGAGGATGTGGCGGCGAGGAAGATTTATGTGGGGGGTGTGCCGGCGGAGATGCCAGCGGAGAGGCTGCTTTCTCACTTCTCGTCGTATGGGCTGGTGGAGGAAGGACCCCTGGGTTTTGATAAACAAACAGGTAAATTTCGGGGATTCGCTCTGTTTGTCTACAAGACGGTGGAGGGCGCACAGGCGGCGCTGCTGGAGCCGAGCAAGAACATTGATGGGCATTCGTTGGTGTGTAAACTCGCTAATGATGGGAAGAAGGGGAGACCTGGAGGTGCACCTAATGGACCTCATGGTCAGCAGGTTGGTGCTGGTGGTGATGGTTCCGGGCTTGGTTTACAGCCGGGATCACTTTCAAGCCAGTTTGGTGGTCCTGGTGGTGGTCTCTCATCGTACCAGCCCCTGAACTCAGCTATGGGTGGCCCTGGGCTATCTTCAGTTGAGGGCATGGGTGGGAGTTATCGAGGAGGTATTGGTGGGTC TTATGGTTCTTCAGGGCAGTATGGTGGACCTGGATATGGTGGTGTTGGGTATGATGGATTAGGGATGGGTGCTTCACAGTATCGATTGGGGCCGGGGTCTGGTGGGCTGCCCTCTGGAGTTCATCCTGAGGGTGGCAAATATGGTTTGTCATCCTCTATGTATCAGAGTCAGCATCACCAGGGAGGAGGTTCTTCACCAGGACGGAGAGTGCCTGCAGGAGGTTATCCAAACATGCCACCTTACTATTAG
- the LOC120280931 gene encoding protein trichome birefringence-like 41: MKMITENNLFLIQNQAILLIPSLPPLSSSSSQMGFKALISLAFLALLSFHVNSQSCNLYEGSWIFDESFPLYNSSICPHLRREFDCQKYGRPDKNYLNYRWQPSSCNIPRFDGKEFLRMWSNKKIMFVGDSLSLNQWQSLLCMLHSAAPNSIKTPSGDTVAISSITFEDYNVTVMYYRTPFLVDIITENEGRVLNLDSIQAGKQWLQANLLIFNTWHWWLRSGQYQPWDFIQDGNKMLKDMDRTVAFSKALTTWAKWVDSSVNPNTTKIFYQGVSPSHYHGSDWNESSTKSCAGETEPFMGSRYPGGPIPQEDIVKSILKTISKPVSLLDITSLSQLRKDAHPSSYNGIHLRLDCSHWCVPGLPDVWNSLMYATLVS; this comes from the exons ATGAAAATGATAACTGAAAACAACCTCTTCCTAATCCAAAACCAAGCCATCCTTTTAATACCTTCTTTGCCTCCATTGTCATCATCCTCATCTCAAATGGGATTCAAGGCTCTCATCAGCCTTGCATTCCTTGCATTACTATCATTCCATGTTAATTCACAGAGTTGCAATTTGTATGAAGGGAGTTGGATTTTCGACGAATCATTTCCTCTCTACAACTCTTCGATCTGCCCTCACCTCCGCCGTGAGTTCGACTGCCAAAAATACGGCCGGCCGGATAAAAACTACCTCAATTATAGATGGCAACCGAGCTCCTGTAACATTCCGAG GTTTGATGGGAAGGAGTTTTTGAGAATGTGGAGCAACAAAAAGATCATGTTTGTAGGAGACTCACTGAGCTTGAATCAATGGCAATCTTTGCTCTGCATGCTACACTCGGCGGCACCGAACAGCATCAAAACACCCTCCGGCGACACCGTTGCCATCTCCTCCATCACATTTGAG GACTACAATGTGACAGTGATGTACTATAGAACACCATTCTTGGTGGACATAATCACTGAAAATGAAGGAAGAGTTTTGAACTTGGATTCCATTCAAGCTGGCAAACAATGGCTTCAGGCCAACCTTCTCATCTTCAACACTTGGCATTGGTGGCTCCGCTCTGGCCAATACCAAcc atgGGATTTCATTCAAGATGGGAACAAGATGTTGAAAGATATGGACCGCACTGTGGCTTTCTCCAAGGCATTGACAACTTGGGCAAAATGGGTGGACTCTTCTGTCAATCCAAACACTACCAAAATCTTTTATCAAGGAGTCTCTCCCTCTCACTATCA TGGAAGTGATTGGAATGAGTCCTCCACCAAGAGTTGTGCTGGAGAAACAGAGCCATTCATGGGATCAAGATATCCAGGAGGACCAATTCCACAAGAGGATATAGTCAAAAGTATCTTGAAGACCATATCAAAACCAGTGTCTCTTTTGGACATCACTTCTCTCTCACAACTTAGAAAAGATGCACACCCTTCTTCATACAATGGAATTCACTTGCGTTTGGACTGCAGCCATTGGTGTGTTCCGGGCCTTCCTGATGTTTGGAACAGTCTCATGTATGCCACTCTTGTCTCATGA